In Pelosinus sp. UFO1, one genomic interval encodes:
- the secY gene encoding preprotein translocase subunit SecY, translated as MLSALSNILKITELRQKVVFTLAMFLVFRAGTHIPVPGVDVSVIEQMFSSGNLFGLLDLFSGGALSKFSIFAMSITPYINASIIMQLITVVVPTFEQWSKEGEEGRKKLTQITRYGTVLLGFIQAIGMAIGLKAAIINPGIASTILIALTLTAGTTFLMWLGEQITEKGIGNGISLIIFAGIVSRLPDGLYMLYQYLAAGTINFFNVLLFVIIAVAMIVLVIAITQGQRRIPVQYAKRVVGRKTYGGHSTHIPLKVNQAGVIPIIFASSVLMFPVTIAQFVDIPWVKTVAGWFAWGTPLQTTLYALLIIFFTYFYTAVTLNISDMAENMKKYGGFIPGLRPGKPTADYLDRVMTRITLAGSVFLAGIAILPNFIAAVTNIPGLNFGGTALLIVVGVALDTMKQIEAIVLMRHYQGFMK; from the coding sequence GTGCTTTCTGCTCTGTCCAATATACTAAAGATCACTGAGCTTAGACAAAAGGTAGTTTTTACCCTAGCCATGTTTTTAGTATTCAGAGCTGGAACGCATATTCCAGTTCCTGGAGTAGATGTTTCTGTTATTGAACAAATGTTTTCTAGTGGTAACCTATTTGGTTTACTAGATTTGTTTTCTGGTGGAGCATTAAGTAAGTTTTCCATCTTTGCAATGAGTATTACACCCTATATTAATGCTTCTATTATTATGCAGCTCATAACTGTTGTTGTCCCAACCTTTGAACAATGGTCTAAAGAGGGCGAGGAAGGTCGTAAAAAGTTAACACAAATTACTCGTTACGGCACCGTTCTTCTAGGATTTATTCAGGCAATTGGTATGGCAATTGGACTGAAAGCCGCAATTATTAATCCAGGCATTGCTTCTACAATATTGATTGCATTGACACTTACAGCAGGAACTACTTTCCTAATGTGGCTTGGAGAGCAAATTACTGAAAAAGGTATTGGTAATGGCATTTCGCTAATTATCTTTGCCGGGATTGTATCAAGATTACCTGATGGTTTGTATATGTTATATCAATATCTTGCCGCAGGTACCATTAATTTCTTCAATGTATTGTTATTCGTGATTATTGCTGTGGCCATGATTGTTTTGGTAATTGCCATTACACAAGGTCAACGAAGAATTCCGGTACAATATGCTAAACGAGTAGTTGGTCGTAAAACCTATGGTGGTCACTCTACTCACATTCCGCTGAAAGTAAATCAAGCGGGAGTTATACCAATAATCTTTGCGTCATCCGTGCTGATGTTTCCAGTAACTATTGCCCAGTTTGTTGATATTCCCTGGGTAAAAACCGTGGCAGGCTGGTTTGCGTGGGGTACGCCGCTACAAACAACATTGTATGCGCTACTCATTATTTTCTTCACGTATTTCTATACTGCGGTTACTTTGAACATATCGGATATGGCAGAGAACATGAAAAAATACGGTGGTTTTATTCCAGGACTGCGCCCGGGTAAACCGACTGCTGATTATTTGGATCGAGTCATGACCAGAATCACCCTTGCAGGTTCAGTGTTTCTTGCAGGTATTGCCATACTGCCCAACTTTATTGCAGCTGTGACAAATATTCCAGGGTTAAATTTTGGCGGTACCGCCCTTTTAATTGTGGTAGGCGTGGCACTTGACACAATGAAGCAAATAGAGGCCATTGTTCTAATGCGTCACTATCAAGGCTTTATGAAGTAG
- a CDS encoding adenylate kinase: MYILLMGPPGAGKGTQAAELVAEFQVPHISTGDMFRAAVKEGTELGKQAKACMDAGQLVPDSITIGIVKERLAKPDCHKGFILDGFPRTIEQANALDGTLVELGIKLDRVVNITVPTEDLISRMTGRRICKGCGATFHVLFNPSTVDGKCDKCDGELYQRADDTEETVTKRLSVYNGQTKPLIEYYQDKGLYSEIDGRQAIDKVFSDIVHSLRGE, from the coding sequence ATGTATATCCTGTTAATGGGACCGCCTGGGGCTGGTAAAGGTACACAGGCGGCTGAATTAGTTGCAGAGTTTCAAGTCCCCCACATATCAACAGGCGATATGTTTCGTGCTGCTGTAAAGGAAGGAACTGAACTTGGCAAACAAGCGAAAGCTTGTATGGATGCTGGGCAACTAGTACCTGATAGTATCACTATTGGGATAGTAAAAGAAAGACTGGCTAAACCCGATTGTCATAAAGGTTTTATTCTAGATGGGTTCCCGCGTACAATTGAACAAGCGAACGCTTTAGATGGTACACTGGTTGAACTCGGAATAAAACTAGATCGTGTAGTTAACATCACTGTTCCTACGGAAGATTTAATTAGTCGCATGACAGGGCGTCGTATCTGCAAAGGTTGTGGCGCTACCTTCCATGTATTATTTAATCCTTCTACAGTTGACGGTAAATGTGATAAATGCGATGGTGAATTATATCAACGTGCTGATGATACGGAAGAAACAGTTACAAAGCGTTTATCCGTATATAACGGTCAGACGAAACCATTAATTGAATACTATCAAGACAAAGGTCTTTATAGCGAAATTGATGGACGTCAAGCGATCGATAAGGTATTTTCTGATATAGTTCACAGCTTGAGGGGCGAGTAG
- the map gene encoding type I methionyl aminopeptidase, whose translation MIILKSEREINYLRDAGKIVAETLDEVKKAVKPGVTTLDLDQIAEKYIKSRDAIPAFKGYHGFAGNICSSINEEVVHGIPGLRKLKTGDNVSIDIGAVINGYNGDAAITVPVGEVDAEVQKLLDVTEESLYKGIEQAVIGNRLSDISHAVQIHAEQHGFGVVRDYVGHGIGRSMHEDPQVPNYGAPGRGPRLKAGMTLAIEPMVNLGTYEVKTLDDGWTVVTLDGKRSAHFEHSIAITDGKPEILTKL comes from the coding sequence ATGATCATCCTTAAATCAGAGCGGGAAATCAATTACTTGCGTGATGCAGGTAAGATAGTGGCTGAAACACTAGATGAAGTTAAAAAAGCTGTTAAGCCCGGAGTCACTACGCTAGATCTGGATCAGATTGCCGAAAAATATATTAAAAGCCGTGATGCTATCCCTGCTTTTAAGGGATACCATGGTTTTGCAGGAAACATTTGTTCTTCAATAAATGAAGAAGTAGTACATGGCATTCCAGGGTTAAGAAAGTTAAAAACTGGAGATAATGTTAGTATTGATATTGGAGCGGTAATAAATGGATACAATGGTGATGCCGCGATTACAGTGCCTGTTGGTGAAGTAGATGCTGAAGTGCAAAAGCTTTTGGATGTTACAGAAGAGTCTTTGTATAAAGGTATTGAACAAGCCGTCATAGGCAATCGTCTAAGCGACATTTCCCATGCCGTTCAGATTCACGCAGAACAACATGGATTTGGTGTAGTGCGTGATTATGTTGGGCATGGCATTGGACGGAGTATGCATGAAGATCCTCAAGTGCCAAATTATGGCGCTCCTGGCCGTGGTCCACGATTAAAGGCTGGTATGACCTTGGCCATAGAGCCGATGGTCAATCTGGGCACATATGAAGTAAAGACACTTGACGACGGTTGGACGGTTGTAACTCTTGACGGCAAGCGCTCAGCGCATTTTGAACATTCAATTGCTATCACGGATGGTAAGCCGGAGATTCTAACTAAGTTATAG
- a CDS encoding KOW domain-containing RNA-binding protein — MSVVNISMGQLVTSVAGRDQMQVYLVVGIKNNKILSLVNGRERKIANPKQKNIRHVNVLKSIAKGLAEKLQSGMKITDEEIRQAIQVLYKPDNL; from the coding sequence GTGTCAGTCGTGAATATATCAATGGGGCAACTTGTTACTAGTGTTGCCGGACGTGATCAAATGCAAGTTTATCTTGTAGTTGGGATTAAAAATAATAAGATTCTCTCACTGGTTAACGGTAGAGAACGAAAAATTGCTAATCCCAAGCAAAAAAACATCCGGCATGTTAATGTTCTTAAATCGATTGCCAAAGGTCTGGCGGAAAAACTTCAATCTGGTATGAAAATTACAGACGAAGAAATCCGCCAAGCCATTCAGGTTTTATACAAGCCAGATAATCTGTGA
- the infA gene encoding translation initiation factor IF-1, giving the protein MSKQDVIEVEGTVVEALPNAMFQVKLENEHVVLAHVSGKIRMNFIRILPGDRVTVELTPYDLKRGRITYRFK; this is encoded by the coding sequence GTGTCCAAGCAAGATGTAATTGAGGTTGAAGGTACGGTTGTCGAAGCCTTGCCTAATGCTATGTTCCAGGTCAAACTGGAAAATGAGCATGTCGTATTGGCGCATGTATCAGGTAAGATCCGCATGAACTTTATCCGGATTTTACCTGGGGATAGAGTAACTGTAGAGCTTACGCCTTATGACTTAAAGCGTGGCCGTATTACCTACCGTTTCAAATAG
- the rpmJ gene encoding 50S ribosomal protein L36, giving the protein MKVRPSVKPICEKCKVIKRNGHVMVICENPKHKQKQG; this is encoded by the coding sequence ATGAAAGTGAGACCGTCGGTCAAACCCATTTGTGAAAAATGCAAGGTAATTAAACGTAATGGACATGTAATGGTGATTTGTGAAAATCCTAAACATAAACAAAAGCAAGGATAG
- the rpsM gene encoding 30S ribosomal protein S13 — protein sequence MARIAGIDLPRDKRIEISLTYIYGIGLKTSRDILALTGINPDTRTRDLTEEEVVKLRDAIDKNLRVEGDLRREQSLNIKRLIEIGCYRGKRHRMGLPVRGQRTKTNARTRKGPKRTVGAKKKKA from the coding sequence ATGGCACGTATTGCCGGAATAGATTTACCACGTGATAAAAGAATCGAAATATCTTTAACATATATTTATGGTATCGGTCTTAAAACTTCAAGGGATATCTTGGCACTTACTGGGATTAATCCTGACACACGTACTCGTGATTTAACCGAAGAAGAGGTTGTCAAACTACGTGATGCTATTGATAAAAACCTTAGAGTAGAAGGCGACTTGCGTCGTGAGCAGTCACTTAACATTAAGCGTCTGATTGAAATCGGCTGCTATCGTGGTAAACGTCATCGTATGGGTCTTCCTGTACGTGGTCAACGTACTAAGACGAATGCCCGTACTCGCAAAGGTCCAAAACGGACTGTTGGAGCGAAAAAGAAAAAAGCGTAG
- the rpsK gene encoding 30S ribosomal protein S11 — MVAKKAIRPKRKERKNIEHGQAHIRSTFNNTIVTISDTKGNVLSWASAGGLGFRGSRKSTPFAAQMAAETAAKAAMEHGLKQVEVFVKGPGSGREAAIRSLQASGLEVSSIKDCTPVPHNGCRPPKRRRV, encoded by the coding sequence TTGGTTGCTAAGAAAGCTATTAGACCAAAAAGAAAAGAACGTAAAAATATTGAGCATGGTCAAGCGCATATTCGTTCTACTTTCAATAATACAATTGTGACTATTTCCGATACAAAGGGTAATGTTTTGTCTTGGGCTAGTGCGGGTGGACTTGGATTTAGAGGTTCCCGTAAAAGTACTCCATTTGCTGCACAAATGGCAGCAGAAACAGCTGCTAAAGCTGCAATGGAACATGGACTTAAACAAGTTGAAGTTTTTGTAAAAGGACCTGGCTCAGGTCGGGAAGCAGCCATTAGATCACTACAGGCATCTGGTTTAGAAGTAAGTTCTATTAAAGATTGTACGCCTGTACCTCATAATGGATGTCGTCCACCTAAGCGTAGAAGAGTATAA
- the rpsD gene encoding 30S ribosomal protein S4 codes for MARYTGPVCRQCRREGTKLYLKGERCYTDKCSIAKRAYAPGQHGQGQTRKKVSEYGIQLREKQKARRVYGILETQFRSYFDKADRQKGITGENLLVLLERRLDNVVYRLGFAASRTQARQLVRHRHFTVNGKRVDIPSYLIKPGDVIAVRESSKESPLIKEITESLAHKTVAPWLERPTQDVMNGTVLRYPTREEIDTPIQEHLIVELYSR; via the coding sequence ATGGCTAGATATACAGGACCTGTTTGTAGACAATGCCGTCGTGAAGGCACAAAATTATATCTAAAAGGCGAAAGATGCTATACGGACAAATGTTCAATAGCTAAACGTGCGTATGCACCTGGTCAACATGGCCAAGGCCAAACACGTAAAAAAGTTTCAGAATATGGAATTCAATTGAGAGAAAAACAAAAAGCACGTCGTGTTTATGGTATTTTGGAAACTCAATTCCGTTCTTATTTTGACAAAGCTGATCGTCAAAAAGGTATTACTGGTGAAAACTTACTAGTATTACTAGAAAGAAGATTGGATAATGTGGTATATCGTCTTGGTTTCGCAGCAAGCCGTACGCAAGCTAGACAATTGGTTCGCCACAGACATTTCACTGTTAATGGAAAGAGAGTAGATATTCCATCTTATTTAATTAAACCAGGTGATGTAATTGCAGTACGCGAAAGCAGCAAAGAATCACCATTAATTAAAGAAATTACAGAATCTCTTGCTCACAAAACAGTGGCGCCTTGGTTGGAAAGACCAACTCAAGATGTAATGAATGGAACAGTATTGCGTTACCCCACTCGTGAGGAAATTGATACTCCAATTCAAGAGCATCTGATTGTCGAATTGTACTCTAGATAA
- a CDS encoding DNA-directed RNA polymerase subunit alpha, which yields MIEIEKPKIEIVELSEDSRYGKFVCEPLERGYGTTLGNSLRRILLSSLQGAAITAVKIEGVLHEFSTIPGVREDVTDIILNLKTLRLKMHSDEPKTLRIECLTEGEVTAGDIIADPDIEVLNPELHLATVDASGSLKMEITVERGRGYVPGDKNKKPDHVIGIIPIDSIFSPIQRVNYQITDTRVGNVTDYDKLTLEVWTDGSIRPEEAVSKSASIMVAHLKLFQNLAGIIPEEDSMDGTFTEVVEEGNSKIMDMTIEDLDLSVRSYNCLKRAGINSVADLVQKSEDDMMKVRNLGRKSMEEVKKKLIELGLGLSEEEE from the coding sequence ATGATCGAAATCGAAAAACCGAAAATTGAAATAGTAGAGCTTAGTGAAGACAGCCGTTATGGTAAGTTCGTCTGCGAACCACTTGAACGTGGTTATGGTACAACACTTGGCAACAGTTTGCGTCGTATATTGCTGTCCTCCCTGCAGGGGGCCGCAATTACAGCCGTCAAAATTGAGGGTGTTCTTCATGAGTTTTCTACTATTCCTGGTGTTCGGGAAGACGTTACCGACATTATCCTGAATTTGAAAACATTGCGCTTAAAAATGCACAGCGACGAACCAAAGACATTGAGGATTGAATGTTTAACTGAAGGGGAAGTTACAGCAGGTGATATTATTGCTGACCCAGATATTGAAGTTCTAAATCCTGAACTGCACTTGGCGACCGTTGATGCTAGTGGTTCTCTTAAAATGGAAATAACCGTAGAACGTGGTCGTGGCTATGTTCCTGGCGACAAGAACAAAAAACCGGATCATGTGATTGGTATTATTCCTATTGACTCCATATTTTCACCTATTCAGAGAGTTAACTATCAGATCACAGATACTCGTGTCGGGAACGTCACTGATTATGATAAATTAACGCTGGAAGTATGGACCGACGGAAGTATTCGTCCGGAAGAGGCTGTTAGCAAATCTGCTAGTATTATGGTAGCTCATTTGAAGCTATTCCAAAACTTAGCAGGTATTATTCCTGAGGAAGATAGTATGGATGGCACTTTTACCGAAGTGGTAGAAGAGGGCAACTCCAAAATCATGGATATGACCATTGAAGATTTGGATCTATCTGTACGTTCTTACAACTGCTTAAAGCGGGCAGGAATTAATTCTGTGGCAGATTTAGTGCAAAAATCCGAAGATGACATGATGAAGGTACGTAACCTTGGTCGTAAATCAATGGAAGAAGTAAAGAAAAAATTAATCGAGCTAGGTCTTGGACTTAGCGAAGAGGAAGAATAA
- the rplQ gene encoding 50S ribosomal protein L17, whose amino-acid sequence MGYRKLGRDSSARKALFRSILTSFFANERIETTEAKAKEINGLAEKMITLAKRGDLHARRQVLSSLMDEEVVTKLFDIIAPKYATRQGGYTRIMKLGPRRGDAAPMVILELV is encoded by the coding sequence ATGGGCTATAGAAAGTTAGGACGAGACTCTAGCGCACGTAAGGCGTTGTTTCGCAGCATCTTGACTTCCTTCTTTGCAAACGAGCGTATTGAAACAACAGAAGCAAAAGCAAAAGAAATCAACGGTCTTGCTGAAAAGATGATTACTTTGGCTAAGCGCGGTGACTTACATGCTCGCCGTCAAGTGTTATCAAGCCTCATGGATGAAGAAGTAGTTACAAAATTGTTTGACATAATTGCCCCTAAATATGCTACGCGTCAAGGCGGTTATACCCGTATTATGAAATTGGGACCGCGTCGTGGAGATGCAGCACCAATGGTAATATTGGAACTGGTCTAA
- a CDS encoding energy-coupling factor transporter ATPase, protein MGEFISVKDMCHTYASHEGEQVQALDHINVSIAKGEFVAIIGTNGSGKSTLAKHFNALLIPTEGECIVNGLNTLDLDHVWKIRQAVGMVFQNPDNQIVATIVEEDIAFGPENLGVEPAEIRRRVAEALKDVGMEEYRNHSPHLLSGGQKQRVAIAGVLAMRSNCLVLDEPTAMLDPQGRREVLSTVLRLHREQKITIVYITHFMEEAVAADRVIVMGQGKVVMEGTPKDVFSQVTLLKELGLDVPVAAELSYHLRQRGINIPETVITDEALVVAVCP, encoded by the coding sequence ATGGGAGAGTTTATTAGTGTGAAAGATATGTGCCATACCTATGCTAGCCATGAAGGTGAACAAGTACAGGCACTTGATCATATAAACGTATCGATTGCTAAGGGCGAATTTGTCGCCATTATTGGCACAAATGGTTCAGGGAAATCGACTTTAGCCAAACATTTCAATGCACTCTTAATTCCTACAGAGGGAGAATGTATAGTAAATGGATTAAATACACTCGACCTGGATCATGTTTGGAAAATTAGGCAGGCAGTTGGTATGGTGTTTCAAAATCCGGATAATCAAATTGTAGCTACGATAGTAGAAGAAGATATCGCTTTTGGTCCCGAAAATTTAGGGGTAGAACCAGCTGAAATTCGACGCCGAGTAGCTGAAGCTTTAAAAGACGTAGGTATGGAAGAGTATCGTAATCATAGTCCTCATTTATTATCTGGAGGTCAAAAACAACGTGTGGCGATTGCTGGTGTGCTTGCCATGCGTTCTAACTGTTTGGTATTAGATGAACCAACAGCTATGCTAGACCCTCAGGGGAGACGGGAAGTATTATCGACAGTATTAAGGCTGCATCGTGAGCAGAAAATAACAATCGTATACATTACTCATTTCATGGAGGAAGCAGTAGCCGCTGACAGGGTAATTGTTATGGGACAGGGAAAAGTTGTTATGGAAGGTACCCCAAAAGACGTATTTAGCCAAGTAACTCTCTTAAAGGAATTAGGTCTAGATGTGCCTGTAGCAGCAGAACTCTCCTACCATCTAAGGCAACGTGGTATAAATATTCCAGAGACAGTGATAACAGACGAGGCATTGGTGGTGGCTGTATGTCCATAA
- a CDS encoding energy-coupling factor transporter ATPase, whose translation MSIKLQEVTYVYMSKTPYEKIAIKKINLEIKRGEFVAIIGHTGSGKSTLVQHLNGLLKPTSGTVSIDGENIHSKGPAAGQAKRSVGMVFQYPEHQLFEETVYEDIAFGPRNLGIPEAEIDDRVKKALSFVGLDFDKFAKRTPFQLSGGQMRRVAIAGVVALEPQYLILDEPSAGLDPRGRDEIFSQIMNLSQATGITVVLVSHNMEDVARMASRLLVMKDGEISLDGSPKDIFADYQAELQQAGVDVPPLTILMNKFRQHGLPVDATAITMDVAADSVYNAVRRG comes from the coding sequence ATGTCCATAAAATTGCAAGAAGTGACGTATGTGTATATGTCAAAAACTCCTTATGAAAAAATAGCAATTAAAAAAATTAATTTAGAAATAAAACGAGGCGAATTTGTAGCGATTATTGGCCATACTGGATCAGGCAAATCAACACTCGTACAGCATTTAAATGGTTTATTAAAACCCACATCAGGTACAGTTAGTATTGATGGGGAAAATATCCATAGTAAAGGACCAGCAGCAGGGCAAGCTAAACGCAGTGTCGGCATGGTATTTCAATACCCCGAGCACCAATTATTTGAAGAAACCGTATATGAAGACATTGCTTTTGGCCCGCGTAATCTTGGCATACCAGAAGCGGAAATCGATGATCGGGTGAAAAAGGCCCTTTCATTTGTCGGTCTTGATTTTGACAAGTTTGCTAAGCGCACTCCTTTTCAGTTAAGTGGCGGTCAAATGAGACGTGTAGCCATTGCTGGAGTTGTTGCTTTAGAACCACAATACCTAATATTAGATGAACCATCAGCAGGTCTTGATCCCCGGGGACGTGATGAAATTTTTAGCCAAATTATGAATCTATCCCAGGCTACAGGAATTACCGTTGTATTAGTATCACACAATATGGAAGATGTAGCACGGATGGCGAGTCGTCTTTTAGTAATGAAGGATGGGGAAATTAGCTTAGATGGATCGCCTAAAGATATTTTCGCTGACTATCAGGCAGAGCTACAACAAGCAGGTGTTGACGTACCTCCTCTTACTATACTTATGAATAAATTTAGGCAGCATGGTCTACCAGTTGATGCGACGGCAATAACAATGGATGTTGCTGCGGACAGTGTATATAATGCAGTGAGGAGGGGTTAA
- a CDS encoding energy-coupling factor transporter transmembrane protein EcfT encodes MLKDIMLGQYFPGTSFIHLLDPRTKIISTLLFISSIFLADNYQAYSILAIFVGVIILSANIPVTMMLRSLKPLWMIIVLTLLIHIFTTPGNVLYTMGPLAVTHEGVRQGILMTMRLVFLIMVSSLLTFTTSPIALTDGIERLLKPFKKIGLPAHELAMMMTIALRFIPTLLEETDRIMKAQMARGADFSSGNIVRRARNMIPLLVPLFISAFRRADELATAMEARCYRGGDQRTRMKELQIENRDWWAYGILCLVIGVLVAMRTYRQ; translated from the coding sequence TTGTTGAAAGATATTATGTTAGGGCAATACTTTCCAGGAACTTCTTTCATTCACTTATTAGATCCTCGGACTAAAATTATTAGTACCTTATTATTTATTAGCAGTATTTTTTTGGCGGATAATTATCAGGCATATTCTATACTAGCTATTTTTGTTGGGGTAATAATATTATCCGCAAACATACCTGTTACCATGATGCTGCGCTCATTAAAGCCATTATGGATGATTATTGTACTGACCTTACTTATTCATATTTTTACGACACCAGGAAATGTATTATATACCATGGGACCCCTAGCGGTGACACATGAAGGAGTACGGCAGGGGATTCTTATGACCATGCGGCTTGTTTTTTTAATTATGGTATCTTCTTTATTAACTTTTACTACATCTCCTATTGCTTTGACAGATGGAATTGAGCGATTGCTCAAACCTTTCAAGAAAATAGGACTTCCCGCGCATGAATTAGCAATGATGATGACCATTGCTCTACGCTTTATTCCTACATTACTTGAAGAGACGGATCGCATTATGAAGGCTCAAATGGCCAGAGGGGCCGATTTCTCCTCGGGAAATATAGTACGACGTGCTCGCAATATGATACCCTTATTAGTACCTCTATTTATTAGTGCTTTCCGGCGTGCCGATGAATTAGCGACAGCTATGGAAGCGCGATGCTATCGGGGGGGAGATCAACGGACTCGGATGAAAGAACTACAAATCGAAAATAGAGACTGGTGGGCCTATGGGATATTATGTTTAGTCATCGGGGTTCTAGTTGCAATGAGAACATATAGACAATAA